The genomic window ATTTAGAGGAACAACCAAAAAAACATGGTTGTGGCAATTTTTTTGTTAGGGATACAGTTGTGCAGAGGTCTGGTAGAAGAAGGCGTAAAGGTCAAACACGGCTATTAGTTAATGAGTATTGTCCAAGTTGTGGTTTTGAAGCATCAGGAAAAGAATTCCAATTCTGGGTGCCGGATAGTCAGGTAGTAAAAAGAGAATAATTTATGGGATTAACAGTTGAGATGCAGGGGTACGAATGGGGAAAGAAGTTGTTAGAGGTCGGGGGTGCGGATTTTAATAAACTGGTGCTGGTGGCAAGAACAGAGGATGCTTTGGTGATGGGACTGCCGCCATTAATGGGCGAGAATACAAATTTGCGTTTAGACGCGGTGGGAGATATTTATGCTATTAGCTGGCGGGAAAAAAGTCCTAGAGAAATAGAACAAAGAGCAACTGATTTTCAACTGCTGTACCCCCATCCGAAAAAGCAAACTCCGGAAGAATATTTACAGCATATTCCTCAATTTAGGGAGAAGGCAATGGTTTGGTCGCCGGCCTTATTTACTTCAATTGAGTCAGCCATAAGAGGACAAAGACACGTGATGAATCGGGTGGTTGGATCCGGGGAAGCTAGCGATCTTTGGCAGGCAGAGAAGGTGATAGAAGCGGTGGATGAGCTGGCAGAAACGGTTTTAGGCGGCGGGTTAAATCCCAATAATTTATCGCTTCTAAACCAGGGAGTGGAAGAGTTATTGGTTAGGGCAAATTTAACTGATGTTCAGGCTGGTCGGAAAATTCAGATGATGGAAAAATTGCGGAAGGCGTTTACAAGAGACAGTTTAGGGAGAATTAATCCGTTGGTGACCAGAATCAGGTTAAGGTCGGCGTTTATTAATGCTGTCAGGCAATTAGTGTTTTCATCCCGGGTGGCCGATAAATACACGGCTAATGCGGTGCAGCTAAATTATGAAAGGGAGATGACCCGCTGGGCGTTACGCGAAACTGGCGATTTACTGGAAAGAAAACTGCAGGCGCACGTTGGGTTTAGAAAACAGGGTGAGGAAGATTACCGGCAGAGGCGACAGCTAGAGACAATTATGGTGGAGGAAATTGCTCACGGTTTGTTGACGATTCCCCGGGTAAAACCATATTTGGCAGCGGCCAGATTGGCGGGAATTTCTTTAATTGGTTGTAAACCGGCAGCGGTAGAGTTAAACAGAAGAATTATTGGTAATGAGGCGGATTTAAAATGGTTGGGAAAAACTGATTCTGTGGTTCAAATGGTAGCCGGTGACCGATTTTCGGAGGCAGAGAAAAGAGTTGAGGAAATAAAAGCCGTGATTGAGAACGTGTTACAATAGCTTCATGGAATTTAAGGTGAAAAAAGAAGTTTTAAGGAGCGGTTTGACGTTGGTGACAGTGCCGATGAAGACGGAGTCGGTGGGGGCGATTTTACTGGTGCGGGTGGGGAGCCGGGACGAGACGAAAGAAATTAATGGTTTATCGCATTTTGTGGAACATATGGTGTTTAAGGGGACGGAAAAATGGCCGACAACCCAAGAGGTTAATAAAGTGATTGACAGTGTTGGCGGGGTGTTTAATGCTTTTACTTCACAAGAATATACGGGTTTTTGGGTGAAAGTGGCCAAACAACATTTAAATTTAGCCCTGGAATTTTTATACCAGATAATTTTTAAGCTGAAGTTGCCGCTGGCGGAATTGGAACGCGAGCGGGGAGTAATTTTGGAAGAAATCAAGATGCGTCACGATGAGCCGATGACTTTAGTCGGCGATGAGTTTGTATCACAAGTATATAGTGTGACACAGTTAGGACAGGAGGTAATTGGCCCGGCAGAAAATATTGGGCGGTTGGAACGGGAAGATTTTTTGAAGCATTTAAATAAGTGGTATCAGCCGGCAAATATGGTCTTAGCTATTGCTGGGCCGGCCTCCGCTAAAGCTACGGCAGCCGAAGTAGAAAAAATATTTACCGGAAAAGGCGAGGGAATTAGTTTTCGGCAAAGACCAGAAAAGCTGGAATTTAAACAGGATAAACCGCAAATTCAGGCAATCGAGAAAAAGATTGAACAGGCGCATTTTTGCTTGGGAACAAGAACATTTGAAAGAACCAATATTAACCGTTATGTATTGGCAGTTTTGAATACGATTTTAGGGGGAAACACCAGCTCAAGACTGTGGAATGAAATCCGGGAAAAGCGGGGGTTATTTGGTAACGCAGGCCGGGTGTGCGGTGGATAAATTAGAAGAGGCGATTTCCGTCACTAAAAACGAG from Candidatus Beckwithbacteria bacterium includes these protein-coding regions:
- a CDS encoding pitrilysin family protein, whose product is MEFKVKKEVLRSGLTLVTVPMKTESVGAILLVRVGSRDETKEINGLSHFVEHMVFKGTEKWPTTQEVNKVIDSVGGVFNAFTSQEYTGFWVKVAKQHLNLALEFLYQIIFKLKLPLAELERERGVILEEIKMRHDEPMTLVGDEFVSQVYSVTQLGQEVIGPAENIGRLEREDFLKHLNKWYQPANMVLAIAGPASAKATAAEVEKIFTGKGEGISFRQRPEKLEFKQDKPQIQAIEKKIEQAHFCLGTRTFERTNINRYVLAVLNTILGGNTSSRLWNEIREKRGLFGNAGRVCGG